From a region of the Arachis ipaensis cultivar K30076 chromosome B09, Araip1.1, whole genome shotgun sequence genome:
- the LOC107618673 gene encoding protein MARD1 isoform X1: MADSEKQKKLTSSSSSSSFFSSFTSKGVFQETESMMMSPTSILDSKPFSGFKKNPFWSETNNNNNNNKNNKKRCCYSEKLDSKGVGVALLDETAEARMVVFGSQLKIQIPPLPPEGERVFKGCVSATELELMELSEDYTRVICHGPNPRTTHIFGNCIIQSTPSVSPKLDPSHSFLTVCFLCNKNLGHGKDIYMYRGERAFCSNECRYQGMLMEEAEEAVYGT; the protein is encoded by the exons ATGGCAGATTCTGAGAAACAAAAGAAGCtcacatcatcatcctcatcatcttcCTTCTTCAGCTCTTTCACATCAAAGGGAGTGTTCCAAGAAACAGAGAGCATGATGATGAGCCCAACCTCCATACTTGACAGCAAGCCATTCTCGGGCTTCAAGAAGAACCCCTTTTGgtcagaaaccaacaacaacaacaacaacaacaagaacaacaagaagcgTTGTTGTTATTCTGAAAAGTTGGATTCAAAAGGCGTTGGTGTTGCCCTTCTTGATGAAACAGCAGAAGCAAGAATGGTGGTGTTTGGTTCACAGCTGAAGATTCAGATTCCTCCCTTACCACCAGAAGGTGAGAGGGTGTTCAAAGGGTGTGTATCTGCCACCGAGTTGGAACTGATGGAACTCTCTGAGGACTACACACGCGTGATTTGCCATGGTCCTAACCCAAGGACCACTCACATATTCGGTAACTGCATCATTCAGAGTACCCCTTCTGTTTCACCCAAGCTTGATCCTTCTCACTCTTTTCTCACTGTCTGCTTTCTCTGCAACAAGAATCTTGGGCATGGTAAAGACATCTACATGTACAG GGGTGAGAGAGCATTTTGCAGCAATGAATGCCGTTACCAGGGGATGCTGATGGAGGAAGCTGAAGAGGCTGTTTATGGGACTTAG
- the LOC107618673 gene encoding protein MARD1 isoform X2 gives MADSEKQKKLTSSSSSSSFFSSFTSKGVFQETESMMMSPTSILDSKPFSGFKKNPFWSETNNNNNNNKNNKKRCCYSEKLDSKGVGVALLDETAEARMVVFGSQLKIQIPPLPPEGERVFKGCVSATELELMELSEDYTRVICHGPNPRTTHIFGNCIIQSTPSVSPKLDPSHSFLTVCFLCNKNLGHGKDIYMYSYSIHVQG, from the exons ATGGCAGATTCTGAGAAACAAAAGAAGCtcacatcatcatcctcatcatcttcCTTCTTCAGCTCTTTCACATCAAAGGGAGTGTTCCAAGAAACAGAGAGCATGATGATGAGCCCAACCTCCATACTTGACAGCAAGCCATTCTCGGGCTTCAAGAAGAACCCCTTTTGgtcagaaaccaacaacaacaacaacaacaacaagaacaacaagaagcgTTGTTGTTATTCTGAAAAGTTGGATTCAAAAGGCGTTGGTGTTGCCCTTCTTGATGAAACAGCAGAAGCAAGAATGGTGGTGTTTGGTTCACAGCTGAAGATTCAGATTCCTCCCTTACCACCAGAAGGTGAGAGGGTGTTCAAAGGGTGTGTATCTGCCACCGAGTTGGAACTGATGGAACTCTCTGAGGACTACACACGCGTGATTTGCCATGGTCCTAACCCAAGGACCACTCACATATTCGGTAACTGCATCATTCAGAGTACCCCTTCTGTTTCACCCAAGCTTGATCCTTCTCACTCTTTTCTCACTGTCTGCTTTCTCTGCAACAAGAATCTTGGGCATGGTAAAGACATCTACATGTACAG TTATTCAATCCATGTTCAGGGGTGA